The following proteins are encoded in a genomic region of Bacteroidales bacterium:
- the nusA gene encoding transcription termination/antitermination protein NusA — protein sequence MNLIDTFSEFKELKNIDRATMMRILEDVFRSVLIKKFGTDENFDIIINIDKGDFEIWRNREVVEDNKVEDSYLQISLSEAKKIDDDYELGEDVTDEVKLADFGRRAILSLRQNLTSSILELEKDSIYSKYKDRIGDIITGEVYQVWKKEILVLDDDGNELIFPKTEQIPSDYFRKGDTIRAVVIKVDFRNNNPLIILSRTSPVFLERLFELEVPEIFDGLITIKKIVRIPGERAKVAVETYDERIDPVGACVGMKGSRIHGIVRELKNENIDVISFTTNISLYISRALSPAKVTSTNINEDDLKADVYLKPDQISLAIGKGGSNIKLASQLTGYEIDVYREIDEEDEEDVDIEEFSDEIEGWILDELKAIGCDTAKSVLDLSVEDLVNRTDLEEETIKEIVKILKTEFE from the coding sequence AGAATTCAAAGAATTAAAAAATATTGACAGGGCTACTATGATGAGGATTTTAGAGGATGTTTTTCGGAGTGTTTTAATCAAAAAATTTGGTACTGACGAAAATTTCGACATTATCATTAATATTGATAAAGGAGACTTTGAGATATGGAGAAACCGCGAAGTTGTTGAAGACAATAAAGTTGAAGACTCATATTTACAAATTTCTCTTTCGGAAGCTAAAAAAATTGATGATGATTATGAACTGGGTGAAGATGTTACTGATGAGGTAAAATTAGCTGATTTTGGAAGGAGAGCAATTTTATCATTAAGACAAAACCTAACATCAAGTATCCTTGAATTAGAAAAAGATAGTATTTACTCAAAATATAAAGACAGAATTGGAGATATTATTACAGGTGAAGTTTATCAGGTATGGAAAAAAGAAATTTTAGTTTTAGATGATGATGGAAACGAATTAATTTTTCCTAAAACCGAACAAATACCCTCAGATTATTTTAGAAAAGGTGATACAATAAGGGCTGTTGTTATAAAAGTTGATTTTAGAAATAATAATCCTCTTATTATTCTTTCACGTACCTCTCCTGTATTTTTAGAAAGATTGTTTGAGCTGGAAGTTCCTGAAATATTCGATGGATTAATAACAATAAAAAAAATTGTGAGAATACCAGGTGAAAGAGCAAAAGTTGCTGTTGAAACATATGACGAAAGAATTGACCCTGTTGGTGCATGTGTTGGTATGAAAGGCTCAAGAATTCATGGAATTGTCAGGGAGTTAAAAAATGAAAATATTGATGTTATAAGTTTTACTACTAATATTTCATTATACATTTCACGAGCTTTAAGTCCTGCAAAAGTTACCTCAACAAATATAAATGAAGATGATCTTAAAGCCGATGTTTATCTTAAACCGGATCAAATTTCTTTAGCAATTGGTAAAGGTGGTTCAAATATAAAACTCGCAAGCCAACTAACCGGATACGAAATTGATGTTTACAGAGAAATAGATGAGGAAGATGAGGAAGATGTTGATATTGAAGAATTCTCTGATGAAATTGAAGGCTGGATACTTGATGAATTAAAAGCTATTGGTTGCGATACAGCTAAAAGTGTTCTTG